A stretch of DNA from Roseovarius sp. M141:
AATGGGACAGCGTCATGGCGACGAACCTGCGTTCATCCTTTCTGGCGGTCAAGGCGTCGATCCCCTATTTCGAGAAGGCGGACAAGGGCCGCGTGATCCTGACATCGTCGATCACCGGCGCCGTCACCGGGTTTCCCGGCTGGTCGCATTACGGCGCGTCCAAGGCCGGGCAGCTCGGCTTTCTCAGGACGGCGGCGATGGAGCTGTCGCGCTACAACACCACCATCAACGCGGTGATGCCCGGCAACATCTACACCGAAGGGCTGCAAGGGCTGGGGCAGGAGTATCTGGATACGATGGCCGCCTCGATCCCGCTGAAACGCCTTGGCGCGGTTGAGGATATCGGAAACGCCGCGCTGTTTTTCGCCTCCGACGAGGCGGGGTATATCACCGGCCAGCAGATTATCGTCGATGGCGGTCAGATCCTGCCTGAATCGTTGGAAGCGATCGAAGAAATTTAAGGCCGACCGGGGTCCCAGATGGGTGCGGCCCCGACCATCAGCAGACCACGACAGAGGGACCGACGATGCAAACCGATATGCCGCTTGCAGAACTCCTGACACATCTGGACAGGCTCGCGCAGCAATCGCTGGCCCTGTGGGAGATGCCGCCGAACGCACGCGCGCGGTTGATAAACGTATCCGAAAACGCCACCTATCTGGTTGAAGCCGACGGCGGTTACAAGTCCGTCCTGCGCATCCACCGCGAGCAATATCACACCCGCCGCGCCATCGAATGCGAGCTGGCATGGATTACGGCGCTGAAGGAGGCGAAGGCCGTTGTCACCCCGGACGCCTATTCGGGAAAGGATGGCGAAATCATTCAGGAAGCGCGCATAGACGGTTTGGAAAATCCGCGCTTCATGGTGCTGTTCGAATTCGTCGAAGGCGTGCAGCCCGATGAGGCCGGTGATCTGGAAGGCCCGTTCGAGGAGCTGGGCGAGATCGCGGCGCTGACGCATGAGCAGTCAAAACT
This window harbors:
- the fabG gene encoding 3-oxoacyl-ACP reductase FabG yields the protein MLTSIKGKSVIVTGGSKGIGRGIAQVFAAQGAKVTLIARNEAALKSAASDMGDNVRYEIADVGDWDAMKKAVDSTAKAQGGLDIMCANAGYFPQTKIADMDVDEWDSVMATNLRSSFLAVKASIPYFEKADKGRVILTSSITGAVTGFPGWSHYGASKAGQLGFLRTAAMELSRYNTTINAVMPGNIYTEGLQGLGQEYLDTMAASIPLKRLGAVEDIGNAALFFASDEAGYITGQQIIVDGGQILPESLEAIEEI